The nucleotide sequence GACCCGTGCTGATAGGTTGGTAGGTCAGGTTCTTGGGGAAGTGGGTTCACTCCCAGAAGTCTATGTTGAGCTTGAGGTAAGGCTCTGAACTTAGAATCAGTTGCTTTTGGTTGAACTTAGGCAAAGTATTCTAACCGAGACTCCATTTTCAAGAAATTCTGAATATGCAGGAttatacattttttattttgagattTGTTTTTATCCCTTGATTCAACTGTGTTGAAGGCTTTGGTAAAGGGGACATGCTTTTGAGAGATTTTGGTTGAAAAAAAAGGGTGCCGTCCCACCTGCTGTATTTAATACTCTTCTTACTGATTAATGTTGCTCATCTCATTATACAGGTGAACTTCTTCTTGTTGCGACGTCTTCTTGGTGTCAAGACAAAGGGCACGGAAAGGCAGGGGAAGGTCTCGAAGCTTGCAAAAGGAGAGATCCTAATGTTAAACATTGGATCCATGTCTACCGGTGCTCGAGTTCTTGCTGTGAAGAATGATTTGGCGAAGCTGCAACTTACGTCGCCAGTTTGCACCAGCAAAGGAGAGAAGATTGCACTCAGTCGAAGAGTAGAGAAGCACTGGCGTCTTATTGGGTGGGGCCAGATTCAAGCTGGAACCACCCTTGAAGTTCCACCATGCCCATTGTGATcactgagaagagagagagcagTCAAGAGTAAGAAAGGATTAGATAGAGATGTGGGAGGGAAGACAATTTCTTGGTACAATTTTTGTGAGGTGGAGAAGAAGACATTTTGATTGGATGGTTGTCACTGTTCGCCTTGTTTCTTTAATTTCATAGTATCCGGTCTGTCTTGAGTATTGGACTTCCATCCAAGGAAGGTTTTATCGGAATTGATAGAAGGGTGATGTCTGGTAGCAGTTCATGAAACTGTTCTGATTAtcacttttttttccccaaatatgCGAGAGCGGCAGGCCGCAGCAGCAATTAACCCAGGGAACCACCTGTGAATGAGAAACAGAAGACCTCTTATCTCTGTTTTAATTTAGGGTCCTTTGCCTTGTGTCTATGGCAGTTTGCCTAGGTTGCCTAGGTTTTCGAagcattaaaattaatatttataataaaataaaaaaatttacaaataaaataacaaatcatAAACAGTAGTAATAAGTATAAGTATTATTTATTGTTAAATTTAATTAcagtataaataaaaataaataatacttattataaattatacttgcaaatttaatatttatactcATACTTAAAATTATAAAGaactaaaaaaatacaaacaaatttttttttcacacttTATAAACTAGTGTTTGGTACAAGTTTCaccaaatatttaaaaatttaatttacaacttataagttagtttatttttGTATAGTTTATAGAATCTCTTATTTTGACCACAAATAAATTCTACAAACGGACCTTAGTTACTCTAGAACAATAGTTCGGGCTGATGGGCTACATTATCCTTTACCCTTTTGGGGCAAATTCTAGACTTTGTTTGGGCTGATGGGCTACGTTATCTTTCCCTATGGGACCAAACACAGAACTAGCTTTCGGATTGGGCTGGGTCTTCCAACCAAAACACAAAGCCTCTGAGCCTTTacaaaaaccctaaccctagctGTCTGCGTAGCCAAGGCGCACCAGAACCCTTGCAATCCACACCGGTATTTCTCTCGAGATCTTGCTATTCACGTTTATTGCATCAATGGTGGAGTTGTTTTGACATTGGCTTTGGCAGGTAATCATTTTTCTTTACTCAAGAGAAATGAGCAAAGGAAGTGGCGGTCCGGCGAAGGCCGGGAAGAAGAAGGGAGCGACCTTCACGATCGACTGTGGTAAGCCGGTGGAGGACAAGATCATGGACATCGCCTCGCTCGAGAAATTTCTCCAGGAGCGCATCAAGGTTGGCGGCAAAGCGGGCGCCCTTGGCGACTCCATCACCATCTCTCGTGAGAAGTCGAAGATCACCGTCACTTCTGATTCCAACTTCTCCAAGCGGTATCATCTTCTATATGCACAGATT is from Tripterygium wilfordii isolate XIE 37 chromosome 14, ASM1340144v1, whole genome shotgun sequence and encodes:
- the LOC120015343 gene encoding 60S ribosomal protein L22-2-like, whose product is MSKGSGGPAKAGKKKGATFTIDCGKPVEDKIMDIASLEKFLQERIKVGGKAGALGDSITISREKSKITVTSDSNFSKRYLKYLTKKYLKKHNVRDWLRVIASNKDRNVYELRYFNIAENEGEEED